The genomic region gtcagcatatggctgccatgggagTCGttgacagcccgatatgcctatcctctCTTGAGGAGGACGACACTGCAtatcattttctctgtagctgccctgcattttccagaatcagacttaggaatTAGGTtacgatatactgagtatggataaagttcatactcttcctcttccggatctcttaaaattcataaatgaaTCCAAGAGGTttgcggaagagtgacctcaaactaatttatccgttttaaccatccaccttttatctttcctatctcctTTCTTTCCACTGAAATTTATGCAGGTGTAgaacaatggtctcctgactgagtggacttgtccaaccccccacaaatcttatctaatctaatctaaaaggGAACTGGGTTTCAATGAGGCCCTGTCATGTGTAGAGAGCACTAAAGGCCCTATGGTCGAAGTGCAAGTCTCGtctttttcacttcatttcacTCATTTAATTTCAACTCATCTAAGCTCTTCAAGGCTGTCCGATGCATTGGAATAGCAAAGGTTAAACAAATCTACTTTCTGGACCCTCTATGTGGATGTGTGAGACAGCCAACTTTATAcgctttacatattttttattggtttataTGGGTGTATCGGCTTTATGCAGAAGTACAAATATCTTCCAACAGAATTGTGTAACTGAAATTTGCATGACAAATGCGCTGATTATATTGCagatatattaaaaacattgtTGACATTTCGAATAAAAGGCAAAATTAAagcgaaaacattttttatctactgtaaatattttatttgcattatgTAAAGGCGCTGCAGATAAATATTGTGGTGTCGAAGCGCGAGTGTTAATTCTTTGAATTGTTGCGTGTCAGACACAATCGGACACTCGGCTTCAGATCAGCAATTAACTAAAGCAGAAGAGATGAAGCGATAACATTTGACACTGGCTCCACAGCGCCAGCAGCCGATGTGCACAAAGAAATGCACGCAAATTTAATTGCACtttgagtaaaaaatatattaagccAAAACGAATTGTAAGTcacaaactttaaattcataaataaatgtaacaaACATCAGTCGGACTGGAGCAGCCAGGGTGCGTTAATGCCAAAGGATTCTATGCTCAAAAAGCCATTTCAAAATGAGTGGAAAACGGGCGATGTGTCTACGAAGCAGCATTACGCGCATTTGCATATGGAGCTGTTTGGCACAATTATTGGCAGCAGCACCAAGCCAGCCAGAAGTAAGCGCAGGATAATCAAAGGATAATaacatttaacaactaaaatgcATCTTCTTCTTAACAGGATTTCTTCGATCAAGCCGCAGCTAGCGCTTTAGGTGTAGCCTTGCAAGTGGCGGAATTCTTTCAGAATGGCGCAGCAGTGCGCAAGAATTTAGACTTTCAGCTGCCGGGCGTGCGCATGCAGTCGAAAACGGAGTTCGGAATGGGAGAAGCAATCATACGACGCAGCGACAGTAGCGAAGAGGATTCGGATGAGTATCGGCGTAAACGTTCGGCCGATAGCGACGAGTTGTCAGCCGGACCAAGAACATCATTCATGCAAATTATGCGCAAGGTAAATGCGCCCTGTCATGCTGGTGGCGGCGCCGCGGATGGCGGTGGCGCAGACGGCGACGGTGATGAAATCATCGATGAAGCACGTCGGCGTATGGCACGAATGAGAGCACGCAAGGCGGCAGCCGCCAAGAAAGCAAAAAAGAGTACCAATTCAAAGTCGAAAAGTGGTAGACGTCGTCGTCGCCGACGCCAAACTGAAATTGACGATTTGGTGCGCGTAGACGAGAGTGAGCGCGCAGAGTTGGAGAACGCATTTCGGACGCATATGCAGCAATTCACTGAGCAAATTAATCgggtatatgaaaatattgcagCTACAGTGATGGACATGATGAAGCGGATGGATGAGAGCTTCAACGCGGATGATGATGGCGAGTAGGGGAATTTCTAAGGGAAATGTAACGATGTAAGAGCAGGATGGTGGCTAGGAGTATTCAACATACtgtaaatgcatacaaacgcaTAAAATTACTTGATTGGAAGCTAACTCGCATATTATAGTAGGAAATATTATGGTAGAAAAatgcacatttaaaaaaattacaaaaaccaacttagctaaatatataaataaataaggagGCTAGAAGTATTTTTACCGTGTTGTTATTGTAGAGGGTGGttcaatttcaagggccgatgttaaatgtgaaccacacctaaacgtgaaGCTTTTCTGTATTTGatgtgacatttttcaatttcagactaactcaatttgaaccatggaaagatacacaatcgaacaacgcgttaaagttattcaggcttattatgaaaacgggcgttcaaattaatgcattttcgtgcacttcgtgatttttttcacctcagtggattcgtcaataagcagaattgccacatttgagcgaatgataatccaagagtgattgcccttgaaaaaccaatgcacccacaaagagtgattgtttggtgcggtttatgggccggcggcatcattgggccgtattttttccaaaatgagaccgctcaggcagttactgtgaatagtgttcgatgatatcgtgagatgataacgaactttttatggtccgaattggaagatatggatgtggacgatatgtggtttcaacaggatagtgccacttgtcacacagctaacgaaacaatggctcttttgcgtgaaaaatttgatgaccgaataatctcacgtcgcggcgatgtcaattggccgccaagatcatgtgatttgacaccgttggacttctttctttggggttatttgaaagaaaagatgtacgtcaataagccagcaacaattcaagagctaaaggatgagataattcggcacattaacggcatagaacctcaattatgcctcagcgtcatcgaaaatttggaccatcggctggaggtgtgccgccgaggccgcagcgGCTATTTGGCTGATACTTTGCTtcgtacgtaattgagctatactaatattatcagaGTAAAGAAAAacgacaataatttctttaaaaaattgtattttattcaaaatcaacaccggcccttgaaacttagccaACCTTTATAACAAAAGAataaggaatttttaaaaatcagaaTTAAAGAAGTTaactttttgaaattgaaagaaaTCAAACAATTTGAAATCGAACGAAATGACTAGCCAAGGAATAGTAAGACATTACAACAACATTATGACATTAAGCAACATTACATGAATCATACTGAAATGGCATGAAGTGAGGTGACATTACGCGGCATAAGATGATGTTACatgacagaaaataaaataagaaagaaaggCGGAAGAAATGGCTTATTATGACATGGCGGTAGATGACGTTACATGGCGTGAAATTATATGAAGTGAAGTGaaatgacataacataacatagcatgaCATTGCAACGCATGAACTACAATTAAATGAAATCACATAGCTATGCATAACATAGCACTACATGGCATTAATAACTTTATGACGTGAAGCGAAATAAAATGACATAACATGGCGTAGCAtgacataacatagcataagaGAAATTGCGCAAAATAAGGCATTACATGACATGAAATTACAAGAAGTGATGTGAATCCACCCAACATAGCATAATATGGCATTGCATGGCATGAACTGTAATGAAATGGAATCACAGCATGGCACAACATGGCATAATGTGACATTAGGCGATATGAAAGAAATGGGACATGacataaaattatatgaaatgaaatgaaatgactcAACATAGCATAACATGCATAGCATTACATGGCATGAagcaaaaagaaatgaaatcacATAGCACGGCATAATACATCATTACATGGCATGACGTGAAGTAAAGTAAAAtgacataacatgacataaggGGACATAAAGGGGACACAGCATGGCATAACATGGCATAAGCTGACGTTAAATGACATGAAAGAAATGGGCCGAAATAGGACAGTACATGAAATGAATGACAcaacatagcatagcatagcataacTTGGCATTACATGGCATGGaccaaaatgaaatgaaatcacATAGCATGGTATAATATACTATCATTACATGGCATGGCGTGAAGTGAAGTAAAATGACATAAGTTGACATAAGGGGACATAAAGGGGACACAGCATGGCATAACATGGCATAAGCTGACGTTAAATGATATGAAAGAAATGGGTCGAAATATGACAAAACATGAAATGAATGAcacaacatagcataacatgACATTACATGCATGaagcaaaatgaaatgaaatcacATGGTATGGCATAATATACTATCATTACATGGCATGGcgtaaagtgaaataaaatgacACAACATGACATAAGGTGACGTTACATGGCAAGAAGTGAGGTAAAATGACTTAGTATCGCATAATATGACATTACATGGTATGaactaaaatgaaaaagaaatcacATAGCATTGCATGACATGACATAATATGACATAACACGacataaaatgaaatcaaatgaagTAAAATGACATAACATGATGTAATATGATAGTATATGGtatgaaataatattaaataacgtGAGATGACATAATATCGCATAATAtgacataacatgacataaaatgaaataaaatgacatAGCATGGCATAACAATATAGCATTAcccgaaatgaaataatatgGGACAAAATGGAATCAAATGACATAACATGGCATTGCATGACAATATGAAATAGGGAAAgattaaatgaaacaaattaatattaaatgaaatgacgTGACATGGAATGAAATAAAgcgaaatataataatatattttaatagagTAGCATAGCATGGCATATATGACATTgcatcataaaacaaaatgtagtGCGCTGAAATTAAATAGGGCAAAATGATGCACCAGTAAAGGAAATAGGGCAAAATGATGTAAATTGAATGGCATGACATAACATGGTATAATATGACATGAAGTGAaacgaaacaaaacaaaatgaaatgaaataaaattaattctgcGATGACGTtgcattttcacattttcctaAATGCTTTGGAGGTTGGCTAAGAGTGACGGTAAAGAGTGACTTATATAAAGTGAATGATCGCTCCGTTATTTCAAGATCTTCCAGTATCATTCTGTCGCACCACACAGGCCAAAGTCCTCCTTCCAAAAACATACCACACAAAGCTAAGTCTCTAGCGAGCACAAAAGATCATGAGACCGAAGTGCAAATCTCGAAGTAATTTAACCTAAGTCTCTAGCCCGAGACAATCGTTTAGGAAAATAAATGCGGCTGAGTAAGCCAACAATGGGGGTTCAATGACGATTGCCCAAACTGGCCAGTAAGTTGGATATGATAGTTTTTTGCCTATCAGAGAAGTTTAGTGCTTCGCTTCCCGTTCTAAGACGAATATTTACACCTGAGAGATAGTGAATGTACTGTCAAAAGAGAATAAGAGTAGATAAGAAATAGAATAAGATAAGTTAAAAAAGCTAAAAGTTTAAATGCGGAGGTCCATCGGAGACCCAACTGCGTAAGCAGCAAAGGTGCCAGGTGAGAAACTCTGCCAACCAGTCACTGTGCTACTCTGATCGTTGAGAAGTAACGCACCAACTTTGTCTGCGCAGCACGAACACAGAAGCTTGAATATTGAGGCGTTTTGCTTTTTCTAGAATCCTCCACGGCTATTATTGCGCTTCTCTGACCTTTGAGAGATGAATGGGTAAAGCGACTTCAGACACATTAGCCTAGAAACTTGTATGGGGAGGCCTATAAGTCGGCAGCCATCCACAGTATTTCATTGTTTATCCGAGAGGCGAAGTGGTTTCACCACATTGAGAAGTAGAGCGGGAATTCTAGTCCAAATTAGTGGTACCACAATGCGCCTGCAGCCCTAAGTGGGTCTCCCCTACAAACCTAAGGAGAGAGGCACCCACcgtaacctaacccaacctatgATTGAGTTGAGGACTGAGCCCACAAGGCCCACCTTAAAtcttgaactaaaaaaatgtgtttgtaaaAAGGAAATGGGCATGTAGCCCTAAGTGGGTTTCCCCTACAAACTTAAGGAGAGAGGCAGCCATCGTAACCTAACCCACTAACTAAGCCCACAAGGCCCACCTTAAATCTTGAACTAAAAAATGTGCTTGTAAAGAGGAAATTTTGATCGAAATCTGAAAAGTGATTATATTTCCCTCCATTTTGAACCTATATGCTTCTTCTTatcattattttacttttcatgTTGCCCCACAAATCTATAAAAATTGTCTGCTTCCGTATTAATTTCCGCCAATTTACAGCTAATTTTCATGTTACACGAAATAGCAACCAAACGAACAACAAAAACGAGATAAACATCTTTTTCGTGCGCTTTATATAAAGCTTTTATTAGAATTCTTCTGATTTGGAGCTCTAAACCCGCAGCACAGCTATTTTTATTCAGCTCAACCATTTCGTACAATTCAGGGTGAGAGAGACTCGCCTCTGCGTTGGTAATTGAATTTCCTGCACCATTTAGCGGCGCTTTGTGTCTCGTGTCGGAAGTCGACAAAATCCATTGGTAGCCACAtacttcttaaataaaattattcaacgtGTAAAATGGAACAAAAGCAATTGAATTTTCTACGCATTTCCTTTGCCGCTTTAAGTTTCCTTTTGTATTTAAAAGCTGCAACTGCAACAGTGCCGACAGGCGTCAAGCTGAGGCAACGAACTCATGCGGTAAGTGGTCAGTCACTAGTGGACAAAaaaaactagcaaaaaaataaaaaaaaaaaatatgtgaaaataagaaCTCCAACGAAAAATACTAATTTCAGTTTGCAACGTGGAACGCGAAACTCCAACCACCGCAGGAGCTGCGCCGGCTGCCTTCAAACGCTTTATTAACACCAATCGACCAGCTGGCTGAGTCTCCTTTGCGCCATACTCATGCGCGTCTCACGCGTGCCGCTAACGATGGTGAAGAAGGTGTTGATGACGATAATTACGATTATAATAACGATTACAATGGCGACATTCTACCCTGGAACGAGCAACAGCTCGCGGTTTCGCGCCGCGATGGCAATGAGGTTGAAGGCGGTGTGGATTTCCAATGGATCAGCGATAGTTTTGGACCAATGTGGGAATCTTTGATTGAATTGCTGAAGCAACTCGTTAATGCTGTGTGGCAATTTTTCACGGCAGACGAGAATGATGATGAAGGTAGTGATGAGAATGGGGATGGAACTATGTAGCGAATAGCAGCTATGTATGCACGTAGGTGCCGCTATTCGCAAGCTAATGACCCTGGAATGGAAAGTTTTGTGCGTGGGACAGCATCGCCAATGAgtaatggcggtattttgagtTGATTTTAATCCTTTAATTAGTTTAAGCTCCATGGCGTATACTTGTAAACTTTTAGTACTTTGAGATGATTATCagtgaatttttgaattattggaGTTGGTTGCTACGCAGAGGCGGAAAAGTTTGTGAGGTTGAATTTGTGTAAACGAGTTTTGTGttgtaaatttgtattgaaataaaaataaaaatggaaatacaataaaattagagCAGAGCTTCTTTAGGTTAGGTGTCGTTGCccccaaaaataatgaaacttgagaataattttacattattagatGATACTCCACCGCTTCGACCACGTACAGCCTGAAGTGAGGagaatattgcggctgtaaatgagagttttgccgaagaTCAGGAAGAATCAATTCGGcgccgatctcaacaacttggcctATATTATGGCACTACCTGGGCGATGTTACGTAAAGATCTTGGTTTAGAAGCGTATAAAATACAGGTAGTCCAAAACTTGAAGCAGGCCGATCTTCTAAACCGTCATTATTTCAGTCGTTGAGTACTTGAAAACTTGCCGAAAATCCTCATTTTGGGCTTTGCTCTGCgctgaggcccatttttggcttacgGGCTAcctcaataagcaaaattgccgtatttgtgcAGAAGAGCAACCCGAACCCATTCAAGAAGAGCGGCCGTTGTTTTTAACGTGAGTACTTATCGATGACGGTCCGACACCACGGTGCACAAtggatcaaaacaatgcgttgatcagcgccctaAAAACGCAAAAAGCATTTAGCGGTACCAAATTGGCAGTGCGGAATGGACAgactaaccaccttggtgggGCTCGCAGCCAATCTAAACCACTGCCGTACTAAGCGTCCGGCACCCTGTTGcaatgcaactccacatcgagctaAAAATGCTCTACCCGCATTTGGGTGTTTATACCACAACCACCATGATACTGCCCGAAGGGCCTACCTCaagaacaggtcggagcaagcccCGAGGGCTCCTGTTCCCCGTgataccagatttaagtctccggtcagacttTGTAGCCAACACTACTagcagttgagcttccatacagctctggactggtggccatacTCCAAATCCCTATTTAAGAACAGCCATCATATCCATTGAAGACAATCGTTTGGTGCGACCTTTGAGCTGGAGAAATCAGCTGACCATATTTCTTCAGAAACGAGGCTGGcgtcaatgtaacagtgaatggcgaaggTTATCACGTCATGatgaacgactttttgatgccggaaattgaagcccgtggaCTCCACAACAGCAACCTATCGATTCCAGTGAGACGACGCTACTTGCCACTCAGCCCGTGAAACGATGAATTTACTgcatcgtcgtttcggtgagcactttatctctcgtctcggaccaatggattggccaccaagatcgcgTGATATCACAACCTTGGCCTTTTATTCGTgggatatgtaaagtctaaatgctttgcggaaaaaccagcttcgattgaggcattcgAAGTCAACATTCAGCCAATTCAAGCTTTTTACGAGTTACCAACCGAAGTCCGCcagtgagtcattcaaaattggtgtttagggatgaccgaattacggagcagttgcggccaacatttaaaagggattattttaaaaagttaaatcccgtgaatggttctacacaaaaataataaagactgcccaatcaatttgaattttcgttgttttatttcaacttaaaatctGATgactctaaattgatcaccctttagttatACTTATGGCTATATGTGCAGAcgtgtatattttatttatatatgcgtATGGTATAATTATTCTACAACAATTCAAAAGGAAAAAGAGTTGAAacaccaagaaaaaaaaaacaaacagaataagaaaaaaaaccaaaaaaatgccaaaaaaaaggaaaagaagttGGAACACCAAAAAGAAATcccaaaaaacgccaaaaaaaatgATGGTAATATTATAAGCACTTAAAGAGTTTAGTATTTGCATTTGAGCGAAAAcagttcatatttttataaaaaattcatgcgaagtattttttttttaatttactcaaataattgtttgtttcactttttactGATGGCGCTACGTTTTTAAGGACATTAGCTAAAAAAAACTCAACTTTCAAAACTCAAAATCGACACTCTCTCAGACGCAGGCACATACGAGGAATGCTTGTACCGATTTTGGTTCAAAATTTAtcaaaccgattttaataattctttttacAACCAAACTAATTTGcgacaaatttttcttttaattattcattaaattttccaaCGATGAAAACTTGGTTTCAGGTTTACCTTTTTGCTCGTATGAAAGTAAGGCAGCAAACGACTTTTCGCCACTGTCAAGTTGCCGAAGAAGCTGAGGCCAATTTCAAAATCGGCCTATGGAAATTGGTTTGAAGAATGGGAGTAGTGTTAGTGTGCGCTCATGGCAGGGTAATCCTTTGAAGGAAGGATTATTCAATTagtataatgaaaataaataagctTAGATTGCTATCagttaaaaaacttattttattttttatgaaaaaaagctcATTGCTTGCGGCAACCTCGAAACTTGCATCAACCTGCAATTAGGCTGCATTACATGCAAGAATCGAGTTTCTTCTgcagttgaaaaaatttattcgaaCTTCGGAGCCAATGAAAAACTATCATTTTCTGAAGCCTCTTAACCACTTGCTGTGCCATTTTGCTCGACAAAACTCGGGTCCAAGTGTTACGCGTTAACGCATCGTAAACagatcataataataaaaactactttCTGACGCCAATTAGGAGACTCCTGACTAACTCTGTTGGCGTACAGATAGAAACAACCCAGGCTCTCGATGTTTATGTTTGACCCGACGATCCATTCACGAACCTGGCTAGTCATATTCATGTTTggaccaaaattttcatcacgagtcagactcgttaaATCACGGCAAGGGGTTAACATGCTAAAATCAAATCGAAACTCAGAACAGCCATGGTGTGTAAGGTCATCCAGGTATTCCGGCTTCAAAGTGCAAAACAGTGACTTATAAAACttggctatatttgaggttagtTACAgtatgaaatacatattttttaaaggcTTTAGCAATAtcttaaaacatatttaatctCTTTTGAAAGTCCCTCTTTACAcaacaaaaatctgttttcaTCTCTGAGATATCGTCTTTGAATTTGCAGCACTTGACAGACACgacatattttgaaattagttAGCagcatataaataataaaatgtacacGCGTGCATATCAGGTGGCATCATCCTCCATATAAAAAAGGTACTTATATTTTTCATCGGAGTTacagttatttaaatttatttattttttttttttttaaactttgagtAAAGTATTTTGGAGAAATACTAAGATGGAGTTCAGttgtctgccaagcgatcaaccgaatcgatcaaaccagtgcccaggtaaaacggtggcacaagtcgttcaaggaaggccgggaggacgtcgaaaaCGAACAGCGacctggaaggccttcgacgacgcaaacagacgaagatgtgaaaagggtttgtgaatttttgaacattgaccgtcgtgcacgtcgaaatccaaggtcaaaaccatgctgatcatctttttcgactctcgaggcatcgtcgacaaggagtttgtacctccaggaagcactgtaaacgcggcattttcgccactgcaaaatccgaacacacttttaaaacagctttcccacgcggagcgatgttgactgcaccgctattgtcagcgaactgggaccggtttcttatggaaggggaaggtccaacgatcattttcccccaccagccgattaggttgatcgcttggcagacgctccgcatgggaaggctcattacttttcaatcaaaccctgtatgtgccgtttatggtgacgaagcctaaaaagaacggcagtgtcaaaattggtttgccaaatttcgttctcgTGATTTTTCACGGAGATGAGAAACGCTCTGGCCGTTCAGTTGAagtcggatcgtcacagtacagcacgtgagattgcagaaaagggttcctcacgaactgaaagaaacgcatttaacagctgcgatttgctaaagaaacgtaacgaaaatgatccatttttaaaacgactgataactgcggaaaagatcgtggagcaggccaggtggaGCAactctactttgaactcttaccacccaaccgaacgatcgaTTCTGATGTCtgcattgaacaactaacgaaattaaacaatgcagttgaaaaaAAGCAGCCCGAAtagacaaatcgaaaaagtattttattccatcatgacaatggtcacccacatctttggccactcggcaaaaattattggagcttggttgggatgtgttgccacatccaccatatagtcttGACCTTGCGCACCCTgactactttttgtttcgatctttacaaaactccttgaatggtaaagaTTTcactaatgatgatgatgtcaaatcgtacctgattcagttttttgctaataaaaaacgtgggattatgatgctgcctgtaagatggcaaaaggtcattgatcaaaaagggcaatacattacagaataaagatacttagttccatgaaaaaattgtctttgattttctaaaataaaaatccgcaattacttagtcgCCTACCCAAtagttgacaaaaaattaaaaaaaaaaacagcagctCGCGATCTACATGTGGGTCTTAGAAGGATTATTTGTGGCTCCCGTTAAATATACTCGAGTTGTCTTTTCATTTTCTCTGAAACACACTCGAAGGTTTTCTATttcctgccgaggagcgaccgctattatcaATCGGTGTTTCGTACCTAGGACTTCGAACCTGTTGACTTCCTAAAAGTAGGCACGGCTCCGGCGCTGGGTCCAGGTTAgtggcaagaaaaaaaaatctaaaaaatacttCTCGCTTATTGGCTATAAAATGTCACATCCTTTTCACGTTTCTTTTGGctctttaaattaaattttattttcattattttaagtatttttttataaaaaataaatgtatgtgtgtatgtgcgtattaGTATAATTGCGCCACAACTCAACACAAAAGCGACAAAATGAGTGTAGAATTTATTAATTGGAAATAAGTTCAATAGCAGTTTTATATAaacaggtatgtatgtatgcaggatTTATACACGTctgtttaaaataattgtagcgcgatgaatttttttaatttattccttgATTTCTTGATTGACTTTAAATGACATTTTTAAGCAGAACTAAGAACCTACTGTAAAAAAAACATCTCTctgcaaattattattattaatatcgcTTTTAGTTGAAGCAGAGAGCGGAAAAAAGGGTCTCCAACTATTTTTGTCAGCCGCTATAGGCCTAGTTTCTTCCCAGGTGCCGGTGGAAGAGCTCTAATGATTTAGGTTGGTGTGCTTCCAACTTTGTCGTAGGCGTCCTCTTCGCCGGCTTCCTTGTGGGTTCCATTGAAAAGCGATGAATTaccaagttttaactatttttttcttgtatttattttttataatataccttctactcaaatatgaacgagacgttattaataaaacggtccgcggatgacatatggcaaaaataaattttttattttttggtaagactgttataagcttacatggcaaatttcagcgttatatgtcacatagtttattttctgtgctactgtaaacaaacagtgtgttcttcgaattctcttttatgacttcaattgtctcaaaatgttttccacggagcggcaacttgagcttgggaaacaggaaaaagtcacatggagccatatcaggcgaatacggtgcttgcggaacgatattaacattatttttgttcaaataatcgcgaacaagacgtgatgtatgagctggtgcattatcgtgatgcaagaaccatgacttgttgtcccacaattccttccttttaagacgaatgttcgcgagcaaacgctttaaaacgtctaaataatattcagcgttaaccgatcggccttgcggaaggaactccgagtgcaccacaccttcgtaatcgaaaaaatcagtcagccttaatttttgagcgactttggcgtggttttttgggttgatgtacggccctctttgaacgatttgtaccactcgaaaacacgtgcacgcgatagagcagagtccccataggttgtctgcaacatttttaaggcgtctgaagccgaaattttgttggaataaatttcaaacaaattctttgttcaacttgaatttccatcgttaaattcgaagaacacacacTTGACTTG from Anastrepha obliqua isolate idAnaObli1 chromosome 2, idAnaObli1_1.0, whole genome shotgun sequence harbors:
- the LOC129238954 gene encoding uncharacterized protein LOC129238954, which translates into the protein MSGKRAMCLRSSITRICIWSCLAQLLAAAPSQPEDFFDQAAASALGVALQVAEFFQNGAAVRKNLDFQLPGVRMQSKTEFGMGEAIIRRSDSSEEDSDEYRRKRSADSDELSAGPRTSFMQIMRKVNAPCHAGGGAADGGGADGDGDEIIDEARRRMARMRARKAAAAKKAKKSTNSKSKSGRRRRRRRQTEIDDLVRVDESERAELENAFRTHMQQFTEQINRVYENIAATVMDMMKRMDESFNADDDGE
- the LOC129238955 gene encoding uncharacterized protein LOC129238955 is translated as MEQKQLNFLRISFAALSFLLYLKAATATVPTGVKLRQRTHAFATWNAKLQPPQELRRLPSNALLTPIDQLAESPLRHTHARLTRAANDGEEGVDDDNYDYNNDYNGDILPWNEQQLAVSRRDGNEVEGGVDFQWISDSFGPMWESLIELLKQLVNAVWQFFTADENDDEGSDENGDGTM